The following proteins are encoded in a genomic region of Notolabrus celidotus isolate fNotCel1 chromosome 19, fNotCel1.pri, whole genome shotgun sequence:
- the rln1 gene encoding prorelaxin H1 produces MLWRLSLALAVVCVSGIRSSVKADVMSKLIIPRDYGVKLCGREFIRAVIFTCGGSRWKRSTEGDSVPSQWSSFRDVTVEDRHQTWQPAPELSEDNLTPPHVASSYSLADLLALFGAGQHSTRDPEMVERSQPLMAWGEQDEHLAAGDWLVSSKRKRNFSLGVAGKCCSQGCTKNDIGRLC; encoded by the exons ATGCTGTGGAGATTGAGTCTTGCGCTGGCTGTGGTGTGTGTCAGCGGCATTCGTAGCAGTGTGAAGGCTGATGTGATGAGCAAGCTGATCATCCCGAGGGACTATGGGGTGAAACTGTGCGGGAGAGAGTTCATCAGAGCCGTCATTTTCACCTGCGGAGGCTCCCGCTGGAAACGATCCACAGAAGGGGACTCTG TTCCCTCACAGTGGAGTTCCTTCCGTGACGTTACAGTGGAGGATCGCCATCAAACCTGGCAACCCGCCCCAGAGCTCTCAGAAGATAACCTCACTCCTCCCCACGTTGCCTCCTCTTACTCCCTGGCTGACCTCCTGGCTCTCTTCGGAGCCGGCCAGCATTCGACGAGAGACCCAGAGATGGTGGAGAGGTCTCAGCCATTGATGGCTTGGGGCGAGCAAGACGAGCACCTTGCCGCAGGTGACTGGCTCGTATCgagcaagaggaagaggaacttTTCTCTGGGTGTGGCGGGAAAGTGCTGCAGCCAGGGGTGTACCAAAAATGATATCGGACGCTTGTGTTGA